AATTGCGTGTCTTCGTGTTGTGAAATGATTTTATTCAGAATTTGATATTTGTTGCCTAATTACTAAAACTGATttgtcaaaacatttttgttaaacgTTAGGTCAGCAAACCAAAggttaaagacaaaatgcccagaaagcataattttgtagcctactaataataaaaatgcaaaagtttgtgaataTGTTTTTACTGTTTCTCGACACAATGAACTTTACATTAATATAACAAGACAGCTAGACATCAGAATAACACAATTGTCATAAGATCCTTTGTTTCGAAAGTccctttatttatttcaggaTTTCCTCGAAGCGTAAGCGCAAGTATTTTGAGGCGAACCCGATGAGGCGACCTTTGCTATTCTTCGGAGCGCACTTTTTAGTTGCGCTTCcgataacaattaaaaacattaatattttatttgtttatgcgCCCCTATGATTAACTTTCGATTAAAGAGGGGACGGTTACTGAAATTATCGATATGAATAAAACACGTTATTGTATGCGCTTTGAGGAATACCTCATTTATTTCACCCAAATGTCAGGAGAGCTGACCTGTAGGGTTAACTAGTTTAGTTTAAAGCAGACCAAAAGCAGTCATTACTTGCTTATAACATTggcaattttaaaatagaatataaataataaaagataaataatgatgctttcatatttcaatttattgcGCCGTAGGGTGTTTGGGTTGAAAACGATCATAGGATTGCAGCACCGTGCATCATAGGACCCCACCGAGGGATGAATGTGGGTCACCTAAATATGCGCCCTTACAGTGGGGTGTAAACCCCAGTTATCGGaataagttgtatttaaaaatttgtaTACTTATGATACTcatgcccgatttctgagtacatttagcggtagtttatctatccgatagcgtttttttttatatgagtttaaacgctattgaatagataaactaccgctaaatgtacctcggaaaccgggggtcaggtcgttacaaacgtgcgaactacgtaaTAATCAAAAGtgtcataggaatgtgacaatgtgcaAGTGCGAGTAAGAGAGTACTTCCTATTTAAAGAAAAGGACTTAAAGATTTTTCATACAGCTACATATGCATACgttatatcacgcctttttcccgtaggggtaggcagagaccaaagaacgccgctTGGTAAGAGCTCCTCTAACTTATTAGAGGCAAAACAAAGACTGCGGCAAATgcattttaaactaaaacttagTCTGATTCTGTCTTATTCTATACAACTGTTTTCAACAAGGAGCTTGTTTCACACATGAAACAAAACAGTTTGAAATTTGACCAAAGCTTGAGATGAAACCTCTCAATTTTGAGAAACAagcgttaatattttaaactagggTTTTCTCGCGACTTCTTTACGAAAAGATTTCGCAGAGTAAAAAGTACCTAATGAGTTAAATATgtaccaaatataatttaaatgtatgaaGTACTTTTTGGAATGAAGGAGGATCAAACACCGATACTCACAAACTGTcatattatagtccaacaacttagtatgTTTTATGCAAGGTTTGTACATCTGTAACTCACAGGCCGTTTGGTACAcctatttttttggaaatacctTATAATTTGCATAAATTGTGCAGGTCAAAGCTCTCTGCTAAATTGTTAAAGTATGATTTGGTACAATAAGATCCCCTTACTGACTAATTCTTTTCTATACCGTGGTTAATTTCATGAAATTATGTATATTCAGCTATTTAGTCATGAAAACGCAagggacagacagacagactttcgtagcacttataatattagtaggaaggaGAATTTTAGACAATACGCTTGGTTATTCGCTCGAGTTGATTACTCTGAGCTAGTGGGTTTCGTTTCTAAGTTAATTATAGTTTCACACTCACGCATGCATTCAAAATAGCTCTCTCATATTAGACTTTTTGTTAACACTTCTGTTTCAGTTATGtttgactgtctctgtggcgcagttggTCGCCACGCCGTGATCGtggggagatcgtgggttcgattcccatacgaaacaattatttctgcgatacaaaaataattgttggtacgtctggttgtactttgtgtccgttgtttgtatgcttgtaaaagtcctcgcgataCAATAGCATTTCtaaatgcgggagttgtcttttttgaaaaaaaaaaaaatcgaaacttACATTGTTCTCTTACAGCGCTCATTGCATTTTCATACTCTCGAAAAGAGTGGTATGAAATCGAAATTGTCCAaaggttatttatttacatacatacctatacaatatcacgccttattcccataggggttaggcagagaccaaggaATTTATTTATCCTATATTTTAGTCTCAAATAAACTGTGCAACAATGCTAGCTGGTGGTGTAGTAAAAAGCCTGTTTGAATATCATTGCGCTTTGCAGTTAACTCCCTTGTGTGGTCAGCTGTGATTGGACCAAAGAACATCCCGTTCATCTGTGGGAACATATtgcattttcaaaaatcaagTCGCTTAAGCCTTTATTgaactaataatttaataaagtttaattccCCGGCCAGGTACTGCATtagctatattttttacaaaattctattgaaatattcgattaaaaaaaggatttcgatttctattaaataagttttaaatttttaaagccGATAACAGTATTTCTCACCCCACCCCATATACCGATGTGCGCCGTAACTACTGCAAGGGGCTAAAAACTGCGCAATTGCAAGCTCCACGTGGCTTCAAGTTCATTCACCCTTCTATCCCATCGTAACAACCTTATCCCAAAAGCATAAGAGCTATAATCGCTCAGCAATTAATCACCAACTTTTCAATCACATTGACATTCGATTTTAGACTTTATGCTTTGAGAAATAAGAACTGTTTTGATCGTGTTTTGTATGTTGGTAATAAATATAGGTCGTGTTTTGTTTTGGTGGTGAATTACGACGTAAATAAGGTGACGTCACCAGAAGCCCTGAGAGGTTTATTAGTGggttttctattataaaattgatgctATTCATTTTACTACTAGATGGCTTTTGCTTCAATTCTTTCACGTAAAGGTTTCCTGAGGTAAGAGTAAACTATCTGTGTTTGTCATTAAATTTGTTTCAGTAAATGTAATTCATTGAGacataaagaaatataaaggagaatgctcaaaatgtatgggaaaaaaacccaggccgtacacaaacggtgtgtaactcagaatgttagtgatactgagtgattcaattccagatattcgcctctatcaaattcgatggctaaatactattttttgatattaaaaggtgaatttaaaaaattaatatttttcaaacattcatcacaatgattattttttgaataataatataattgtataagtaaatatctaatactaataaataattaattttaatggaactgtgattttaaaaaaataattgacaataaaataattatattctatcactacatagtacaaaaCAAAGTCGCTGTATGCTTAGAAGATAAGATACGTGGAAACACAGAAGAAATAATGTTTCTCTTTGCTCTATGCGTGCAAAAGAGATAAAGATAGATCTTGGCTACAGGCGCTCGCGCACGGTGCATTCATCATTGCAGTCCTTCAATAATTAtgtccgtatttatgcaaaaaggaaccacacagcaaataagtatttttgagctatcaaaggttttacaaaaacatatctGCACTTTCAGTTCCAGTTGGTTCTGTTATGCcatttgtaaacattatttctgAAGCGAAAATCGCACCGTTCTTTTTTGAATAAGGTTTTAGGCcacttttaaattagtattccgctaaaaagtaaaaattaaaaaattgtcgtgtggttccattttgcataaataattgtggTGATCTGTGCGTTCTTTTGCTGTcggaattatttttcaaataacaacTTGGACACTCTTTCTGGACTCTGATACTTGCTAGCGAATATATATTGTTGAAATGGAAAATAGATGTGTTACGTGCACTCGTGCACTACGACGGACCAGGAGGCATGTTCTTACCCAAGAATTTTTCGCCTCTCAGAGGGATTTTGTAGAAATCATGTTTCAAGAAGTGGAGCCATTACAAGAggtgtgtattattttatttgagccTACTTGACGACATTACGAAAGGCGTTTGCCTATATTATAGTCTGTGAACTTACAACGAAAAAGTCAATTACacatagattataataatctatGCCTTCCATAATGTTAAAAAGTAGGTGTgaagtataattaaatagattaggtacatatttaattatattcgcgtatattataattattaacattattttcaataaattcaaaataatcaatattaaaagtaGAATATTGTGTTAGCTAAGTTCATGGATCTATAAAACTATAGGCAAATCGGTTAAATGAGTCCTCGCCCGCAGGGTACAGAGGCGTGGAGTAGTGCGACACAGGGGAGCGAAGGCGGGTATACTATATAGACCATACTTGACACTGCTTTTAGTTTATTACAGGTTGCTTTCGATGGAACGAGGTCCGTTTGTCATGCTTGTTGGGTGAGAATCAACCGAATGTTACACCGGCCGCCTGAACCTGAACCTGTTCCGTTAGTTACTTTCACGGTTCCAGGGCTGACTAGAGCAGCCAATACATCAAGACGCTGTTTGTTTAATAACTGTGACAATTTAGAGCTTCGTGAAGTGCCAAACtctataaaagtatatttgttGAGTTATCACCgattttatatacctaaatatgCTCGGATATGTCAAAATCACTTGAGAAATACATCTCTGGAAAGTATTCCTCAAAACGTGACTCGACGCCAAAATGAATTTAATCCTGCATGTTTTGacgaaattataaatatgtacactGCAGCTATGGAACAGCGAAATGGcttgaattttgataatatgcACGAAATCACAGAAGATGATCTCCATTTCTGGACTGGTTTGAGACATGATCAATTCGAAAATCTATTTCGGCAAGTACCGAGCTTAAGTCGTCGATCAAGTTCTCCACGAGAAGATCTGTGTGCTTACTTATGTAAGATAAGAACTGGAGAACCAAGTGTACGGCTTAgcacaatatttaataaatcaagaCAAACACTTGACAGAAAAATCAAACTCGCAAGACTATGTATTTTTCAAGACTTTGTGCCGCTTCATTTGGGACTGGACCACATCACTCGGGAAGACGTCATACGTAGAAATCGGGTTTTGCCCAATAGCGTAATGGGAAACGAGGAATCACCTAAGGCAATTTTAATTGTGGATGGGAGCTACATTTATATCCAAAAAAGTTCGAATTTTTTATTCCAAAGAAAAAGTTACAGCCTTCATAAATACCAAAACCTAATAAAACCATTTATGATCGTTTGCGGGGATGGGCACATTGTGGATGTAACTGGTCCTTACGACGCTACTACCTCAGATGCCACAATCATGGAACAAGTTCTTGAAAATCATGGCGGACCTATGGAAGAGGCTCCTATTAACTTCTTTTTAGAAGAAggagacatttttattttggatagGGGGTTTCGCGACGCAGTTCCAGCTTTAGAGGCACATGGATATGTTACACATATGCCACCCACTAAAAATCGCAATGAAACACAACTATCTACTGAAGAAGCAAATAAATCAAGACTGGTGACAATGTGTAGATGGGTGGTAGAAGCTATAAATGGTCGCTTCAAGAGGGACTTCAAACTATTTCGATACAGAATCTTTAACCGCGCAATGACTACAACCATGACTGACTACAAGATAGCGGCCGCACTTATCAATTGCTTTCAAGAGCCATATGAAGACAGCATGTATACTGAgcaatttctaaatattataaatatcaatatacaCAAGGAGAACCTATTGTCCAATTATGTGAGTCAAAGGAATCTAAACAGGCAGAGAGCGCCATTCCGCCTGCTGAGTAGTGCCGATCCTGATCTCGCAGACTTCCCTCGTCTTACTCGCGAAGATATGATTTTATTCGCACTTGGGACTTACCATATCAAAATCGCCAGATCATACTGCAGCGAACATATAAAAAGAACGGGTGTGTATGAAATCGAAGTCTATAGGCATCCCGAGCTCGTTACAGTAGACGAAAATGCAGCGAATAGTATGCTCATCAGATGCCGCATACAGTCAAGACATGTAAGAAGCAGGGTGTACTACACTTACGTTCTGTATAAGAGAGGAGAAGGCCGGGAATGTATAGTCGAGCATTACTGCTCATGCATTCACGGGAAAAGAACGCTTGGAAGTTGTGCCCACGTTAtaagtgtaatattttatttgggatGGGCCCGATATGAAGAAAACTTTAGTCACCCTGCTCTTATATTAGACAATGTAACACTAGATATAGAAAGAATGTAATAAAtgctaaaaacatatttattgttttttattttgttttttttttaacttgagtTCACCTTGACTCGAAAGCGCACTACGGGCGCCAGCTAGTAGTGTGGGCGggtatgtcttttttatattcatgataaaaaaatattgaaaatatattaaaaacccctactgaaaagtaatagcaatatcACAtgtttagccatcgaatttgatagaggtaaacattgggaactcaattacacagtataactaattttttgagtaacataacttttgtgtacatcttgggttttttttgagcattctccttttaGATCTGTAAGAAAGTGAAaaaaatttgatgaaattaatgTTAACAAAATTACGTACTAGAATAAGTCAGGCCAAGCGGATGAAGTCGCAGGAAAGCACTAGTTTTCTTAGAATATGTGTTATCACATCGGCGAAGTCTTGGTAAAAGGTCCGGGATtctatctcagttgacaattagtGTACCTACGTCgaattgatgatcactattcagtacatggctgctttgacgtaacgtgttaatcactataatctgagaaagaaaacaatgtacagcattgtggctttcaaatagttgtcaactgagatacgtgatagcccccacGTGTGTAAGTAACActtaaccggcggtcctgtatgacaagatgtttaGATCTGAAtgaggtaagggaagtttgtaaggatcgtaccaagtggcgttctttcgTCTGTGTCAGCTCCTATGGGAAAATAgcctgatattatgtatgtatgtaagtgtgATCGTTGTGATAGCAATCCactcaaaactattttaaatccCGTCACTTCAAACATTGTTCTTATCTTGCAGATAACACACATATCAGCCACTTGAATACGttggtaatataattatttaattaccgAGTATTCTGCTGGATTGaaaaaatatccatttataGCGCCTCTCTACATTTCcgaaggaatcttcataccaaatttcaactttctacgctcagtagtttcggctgtgcgttgtcctttagtcagtcactcagtaacggaagagttatatacatatatctatatgtatatacatgatatatgtataataataataaataaatttaacccattaatgtcccactgctaggcaagggtctcctcccgtaatgagggaggggttaggccttgagtccaccacgctggcctatttctaataagtacatacataacttttaaaagtcattggtgcGTTGCCTCGGGtgcgaacctgcgaccacttgcgttggAGGTATCAATTtacaccactcggctatcactgctatattATGTATGcgaagttataaaaaataatcgtcAATTGCGATTCTACATACATAAGTGACCGTGGTTACTATACCTAAGTCCCGGGGCGACTCGATCAATACGATGGAATGAAGCGTTATAATTTAACGAGCTAACCTCTGTCTGTGACCTCACGTGTCCGCTCCGACTACCTTCAGACTCCTTCAGACTATAGGTTTAACATAAATCTACCTTTAGTATAGTAAAGTCATACTGCCTTTGTGGTGGTCATCTCGTTGcaataactgtagcgccgcgtgtggcgggttcgaacccacccgggacaaatatttgtgtgatcagcacgagtatttgttctgagtctggatgtataagtatgtatttagaagtatataagtatttttataggttgttgcatacttatatagataaattgacatccaggctcagaacaagtACTCGTGCTCATAATTCAAAAAATTGTCTCGcgcgggattcgaacccaccacacgcggcgctacggttattgcggcgaagtGACCACTACGCCAAAAGGATAGAGACTGTAAGAATGAAAGTTTGAATAAAAGTGCTGGTTAAATAAATCCCATATTTAATTTATCCCATAGATTATTTTTGATAGTTAAAATTAGTAGTAAAAGAACGCGGTTAGTTAATaagtatacaatatttaaaaaaaagcattataAGTGTAGCATAAACTGAATTTAAGTAATATGGTTTTAAAAGTTTCTGTCGGTCCATTCCCTCATGGAGTTGTAGCAGTCTGCCTGTTGTTTAGAAGAAGCGTTGAACTCTGTCTTCATCCATTGTTGGAAGGCTGCCTTCTCCTGCCTCTTCGATAAGAACTCCCCGTAAAGGTGGGACGCCTGCAAATATAACAGtcgtatttatataatataatttttaagccACATTCTACATGAAAATTCGCTTCGCCATCAAATCATCAATAAACCCGATCAggacaagccgaacaagtgggtcggtcgagtcggttttgtttttCGATTAATGTTGCCGAACCGAAAGTGGTGAAAGGACgcttaattataatgaaaaataaaatattagacgTGGGGTATCTAAGGGTACCTTATGATAGCCGGGTTAGGTCTAAACGGAGATACTGGGATCTGAAATCGTTCCCGGATGGtttctattttctttaagataactcccgcactaagaattattcttgtgtcgcggggacttctacaaacaacggacataaagtacaaccagacccgaaacaactatttgtggatcatacaaaatataattgtccCGTGAGGGAAACGAACCCAcgaaaggtcgtgggttcagtTCCCGCACGGGACACTATCATTGTCTCGGAAGGCCGAtacaatggtagtggcgtggcgaccaccttaactactgcgccatgGAGGTATTCACTTGAGACAATAATTAACAGGGGTCTGGTAGTCAAAGGGAGAGAAGTTTGCTCAATAGTGTGACTGAAtcaatctaattaaaaataaattatgactaaATTTACACATTCGGtagttatttattcatatttgctTATCTATATagtctatatacatatatccttTTTGGAATACATCACAGGATGtagataaagaaaatatataattttgtaaaatacggTTTATCCTTAAACTGACTACCTACGACTTAATATTTGCAAACTTCCCATGAGTAATTCAATGATGGGTCATATTATTTCACCATAATTTTTAGGCTTAATAAATCTATGCTACTCCTATGCGCCGTGACTAAGGTCGCCATGCCTACTAATGCTACTATTGCGTTGGGAGGTGGTAGGTTCGATTttcatacggaacaattattggtgatatccataataatatgtctagtTGTATTATGTGTTCATTGTTTGTAGGTTTGTAATAATCCCCGcgccacaagagcaattcttagagcgggagttgtctcaaaacaaaagaaaagtgaatcagtaataataattttataatgttatacatttaaaaacaaaatctaagAATGGGGCAACCCTTATCACTTAGGGATATGAGAAATAGATGTTGGctgattctcagtcctactcaatatgctcaaaaattttcatgagaatcggccaaGCCGTTTCAGAGGAGTACAGGAACGAACATTGTGGCACGGAAGTTTTATGTATGGTATAAGACTATAAAGAGGTATTTGTAACTTTGTGTATAGAGGGTAATCTCTGAAAGTACTGATCGGATTTTGAAAATTCTTCTATTTACATGAAGCTGCATTATCCCTGAgtgctataggctataaattaTCTCTCACTCTTTCTCACACACTTTAGGGTGGAATATTCAAAATCCTCACTTAATGCCCCTCGAtctacactttctaaggaatcttAATACCAAAATCTTTCTAGTTTCGGCTGtacgttgtccatcagtcagccactgagtaacggaagagttttaaatctatactaatctatactaatattataaagctgaagagtttgttcgtttgattgtttgtttgtttgtttgaacgcgctaatctcaggaactcctggtccgatttgaaaaattatttcagtgttagatagcccagttatcgaggaaggctataggctatataacatcaacgctacggtcattaggagcggagtagcaacgaaaaatgttacaaaaacggggaaattttttgactcattctcttaagtgacgcaagcgaagttgcgcgggtcagctagtatattaataaatctgCTAGACTTACCCTGGTGTATCCTGCTTCTCCAAGCCTGGCTCCCAGCACGTTCCCGACCCCAGGGATCTCAGTGGTCAGCTTGCTGCCCATCGGCTCAGCAACAAACGTACGATGCTTCTTAGACGTCGACATTttcaatactcttttatatccTTTGCAGAATTCAGACACAAGTGTTTATTAAACCAATTGACATATGTAAATGGCGAGGATTATTATGTACCGTTATCATTATATTGTGTACATACGTCCTGATGTTCGCGTGTAGGGATGGGAGCATTGATGAAGAATATCGATTTAATTTCGGTTCGatacatacacatattatttaacACGCCTATTATGACACAAAGTGTAGTttataatgtatgaaatacacgcacgatttgccattaacaatgttagtcccttgtaatagggggcgagcctattgccatttacaaagataagtagaatatattttattcgatCTTGGAATTGAATCTGAGacacctcatgatcagcagtcttATACCCAGCTGACCTTGTCACGGAGGCAGACTTGTGAATTATAAacagtagaaaataattatatttcgcGGACTTCTGTACAAAAAATTAGATTTCTTTGCCGTTTTTTGTATACACTAACATGGTTTGTGTCATTCAATGTATGGGTAGGGCTAGAGGTCCTAAGTCATGTGAAacacaattttgtattatagttattaattatCGCATTATTAACAATTAAGTAACTTTGCAAACATTTATACGTAATCAACCTTAGCATAAAGGTCGTTCACCGGGTTCACGAGTCATATGATATTCGAAATtcgaatgaatttaaaataagaaagtaTGCCACTACAATAAGGCATCTGCCAATAGGAAAGGAGTAAAAAAGGCTCTCTTTCTTAGCGACTCTGCTATTGGGCGGGCGGCGTGGCGCACACGACGGCTTCGTTTGATGTTGTTTGATCTCCCGCCAGGTGGACAGTGCCGCGTGAACCTGTGACCTTGACACACATCGCAATTTTCCGCGTTCTTAATACTTGAAATGTTTAAGTTAATCTTTCTCAGAAAGGACGCTTGAATGTTTTAGTGATTAGTGTAGTAAAACTTAGTGTTTTGTGCAGTAAAAATGGTTCAATCATAAAGTTTCACACTCATCTACTGCCATAAGGACGCCTTAGTGGTATTAATGGTTCGTCATTATTTGGTAGGGAGTGTTTGTGTTGATTTCCTAGACTCTAACAAACATTGCTTTTCATAGTGCAGTGCTCGAAGTGATTAGTGGTGATTAATAAGTAGGAACCACTAAGTGATAATAAGtcgtaagtaggtaggtaaagCATTCGCGAAGTGCCAATGTCGTCACAGgatcgagacgcgccggcgccgaTCTCGCGAGTGTGCCGCGTTACGTTGCCGCCCTTGCTCCAGAATATGGGTaagtaataatttgaaaaaacctttgatactgtagctcaattctctactactatccactaccgacaaccgacctgtcatcgagaaattttgtatgaaaatctcatcagcgcctctgacggacatcgtaggaaatattttggcagtacattctaaatgtcaaactttcgatactcgacagtactcaCAGTAACGACTGTACAGAGCCGCGCTACTGTTTTCACTCTAACAATCCATATTTTTCAATCAACCATGTTATTTTTTGCTTGTCTCATGAAGAAAACAAACTACGGTAGCGACTCGTTACGTGTGCAAGTCCAGCTCACGATTAACCAGATTTTAACTCTATAACAATTGTATAGTTTCTTCGGTTCCTTGTCACATTATCATTCATTTTTATCCAACACCATGTACCTACaatcagctccaaaagtagctgatcatactcaatgtTTTGGAACCCTATAATGTATACTAAAGAGTGCACATTCCacgaaaaaaacatttgccattgattgaaatgtttaattctaactcattctacccgattttgatcagttatttactaaatttacgtaacacagaggttttgaaaatatgtagttgttcagctacttttggaacTGACTGTACCTACATTTCGTTTAATTGTGTTAGTAAACTTAATCGATAATCGTATATAAATTCGTGGACTATGCCCCACACTATCAAATACCTACTTGTTACAATGACgcacatatacctacatatatgttatgttatacattttattattatttattgggtACTTCCGTCAAGGTCAACTAGGACGAACGTTGTGAAGCATCTCTTTAGGTTAAAACTATTGTTATACGGAATATTCTTtgtttaatatacctacctattaggtcggggaaaaagtcttttcgcattatacctagtatgtatgaacttgtaataaaatcttttctctacacaaaaaatctcgatatttgggtacctacctacctcacgagctcactgaaagaaacctaatgaaccgtgtctcatttgtgattctagaagccaaagagattttattacaagttcatacataccataatgcgaaaagactttttccccgacctaatattataatgtcgaACGTTAaaactatacctacctacctatataatttatttatctagtcCTTTACATAccattttttatcataatacctagataggtaggtagggtaaagcacccagtagtcagcccccaaccagtagtcagcctttacaggctttatatccatgtaattagtgtagaaaataataaagaccaataaaataatcattaatcgaatctgtataatcttattgactaatatgcacaattacgattcgatagcatggcaggttgacgtgttacactcattcttatgaactgccatcaaagacatggccaaaaacgtcgccattactatttttttgttaaggattcgtgttttagtttttggcatgtttttaaataaaggagatcatccacgctccatacatttttgggccttttttcaaagtgccggccaacaaaaaaaagtggcatgtatcgatagagctaaccatttgaagcaataattAGTAttgcacgaaaccggtaggatcgctttgaaccgagttatacaggtttgaagattcataatattcaaacattaattaatttctgtaagtgctgtgaaacataaaataatgattgattttgcaagaattaactatctaaagcaaacgaccactctgtagttgatttaaggtcg
The sequence above is drawn from the Anticarsia gemmatalis isolate Benzon Research Colony breed Stoneville strain chromosome 17, ilAntGemm2 primary, whole genome shotgun sequence genome and encodes:
- the LOC142980127 gene encoding barrier-to-autointegration factor-like, which produces MSTSKKHRTFVAEPMGSKLTTEIPGVGNVLGARLGEAGYTRASHLYGEFLSKRQEKAAFQQWMKTEFNASSKQQADCYNSMREWTDRNF
- the LOC142980126 gene encoding uncharacterized protein LOC142980126 — translated: MLHRPPEPEPVPLVTFTVPGLTRAANTSRRCLFNNCDNLELREVPNSIKVYLLSYHRFYIPKYARICQNHLRNTSLESIPQNVTRRQNEFNPACFDEIINMYTAAMEQRNGLNFDNMHEITEDDLHFWTGLRHDQFENLFRQVPSLSRRSSSPREDLCAYLCKIRTGEPSVRLSTIFNKSRQTLDRKIKLARLCIFQDFVPLHLGLDHITREDVIRRNRVLPNSVMGNEESPKAILIVDGSYIYIQKSSNFLFQRKSYSLHKYQNLIKPFMIVCGDGHIVDVTGPYDATTSDATIMEQVLENHGGPMEEAPINFFLEEGDIFILDRGFRDAVPALEAHGYVTHMPPTKNRNETQLSTEEANKSRLVTMCRWVVEAINGRFKRDFKLFRYRIFNRAMTTTMTDYKIAAALINCFQEPYEDSMYTEQFLNIININIHKENLLSNYVSQRNLNRQRAPFRLLSSADPDLADFPRLTREDMILFALGTYHIKIARSYCSEHIKRTGVYEIEVYRHPELVTVDENAANSMLIRCRIQSRHVRSRVYYTYVLYKRGEGRECIVEHYCSCIHGKRTLGSCAHVISVIFYLGWARYEENFSHPALILDNVTLDIERM